The Acidimicrobiales bacterium DNA segment GCGGCAACGACCGGCGACGGCTCAGGCGTCGGGGGACCAGGGGAGGCGGGGGACGTCGGCCCAGAGGCGTTCCAGGTCGTAGAAGGCCCGGGCCTCCTCCAGGAACACGTGCACCACCCAGTCGCCGTAGTCCATGAGGACCCAGCGGGCGTCGTCGAGGCCCTCGACGCGCTGCGGCTTGCGCCCGGCCTCGATGGTGAGGCGGTGCTCGACCTCCTGGACCACGGCCCGCACCAGGCGGACGTTCGAGGCGCTGCTGATCACGAACATCTCGGTGATGCCGAGCAGGTCGCCGACCTGGAGGATGACCGTGCGCTCACCCTGCTTGTCGTCCGCGGCCCGCGCCGCCAGGACGGCCAGGTCACCGGTGTCGAGGTCCACGGGCGTGGTCGCCTCGTCAGCCACCGTCGCCCTCCTCGAACTGGTCCAGCACGTCCTGCCCGACGGTGATCACGATGTCCGCTCCCTCGGTCTCGGCCCGGGAGGCGGCCATGGTCGAGATCCGGGGCTCCCCTCCCAGGACCAGCTGGGCGGCGTCCGCGGCCGGGCGCCAGGCACTGTCGGCGATCTCGATGGTGGTCTCCTCCTGCCCGAAGCTCTCGGCGTTGCCCAGCTGGGCCAGCGAGGCCCCGTTGTCGATCAGGGCGTGCAGGAGCGCCCGCGGCAGCGGCGCCCCCTCGGCGCCGTTGAGGAGCTTCAGGGCGTAGCGCCGGCCGGGGCCGGGCGACTGCGGGTACGGCACGGCATCGGTGATCTGGCTCTCGAGCCCGTCCTCGGGGACCAACACCGGCGTGTCCTCGGCGGCGTCGGCGGCCCGGCCCACGTCCAGGGTCTCGACCCGGGTGGTGCCCGCCTCGTCGGTGGCCCCCGCGGCCAGGACCCGCAGGAACGGACCCAGCCCGGTGGCGGTGGTGGCCGAGCCGACCGCGCCGTCGCCGGCCGCCCCCAGGGCCGACAGCCACGTCGACCACACCACCTCGTTGCGGGCCAGGCGGGCCAGCTCGGCCTCGGACAGGCTGGCCTCGGACGCCGTCTCCGACACGGCGGGGCCGCTGGTGGCCCGCAGGAACGGCCCGACGTCGCCGGCCTCCAGCACCAGCTCGCCGGCCTCCAGGGTGCGACCGTCGTCCAGGGTGACGTCGTCCGGGTTGTCGACGGTCAGCGGCGCGGCGGAGCGCACCAGCTCGGCGAGCTGGCCGTCGGTGAGGTCGATGAGCTCCTGGATGGCCACCCCGAGGCGGTCCTCGACCT contains these protein-coding regions:
- the rsfS gene encoding ribosome silencing factor, with translation MADEATTPVDLDTGDLAVLAARAADDKQGERTVILQVGDLLGITEMFVISSASNVRLVRAVVQEVEHRLTIEAGRKPQRVEGLDDARWVLMDYGDWVVHVFLEEARAFYDLERLWADVPRLPWSPDA